DNA from Aphis gossypii isolate Hap1 chromosome 3, ASM2018417v2, whole genome shotgun sequence:
caaaaacttaCCTCATTTATTGACAGTCCAAGAAAAGTATTTTGGCatctaaacaaaaattcttTTGGATAAATATCCCAGTCTTCCCAAGCACGAAATATTTGCATAACTCGGTGTTTAAAACCATCGGCTTGACTTTGAGAATCTAaacttttataagttttaagagCTTCTTCCATTATAGGAATCAATCTTGTTTCAAATCTATTGTAAAAGtattaatgcaatttaaatacattaaaaaatatataatgaaaaaaaaaaaaaattaccctcTTCTGAATTGTGTTGCATTAATAACCTTTAAACTACAATTATGGAGAACATCTGATATCAAATAAAGCCGTGCAacctaaatttaaagtatattaatacatttttttttataattattataatctgattattttatattttcacttttttatgTAATGCGGTTGTAGCGTTAGATAATGATTCTTGAATGCAATCACAAATTTCTTCCACTGCATCACTATGTTCTACACAAAATACCATGACTTCAGCTACTTTTAATCGCTCAGGAGTcatatttcttataagttcTTCAAATCGCTCTCTTTGTGATACGCTTAAAGTTCCTTTAGTCCTTGTAACTAAATCTTCTTCAGGTACAAGTTCTTCTGGCATACCAACAGTATATGGATTCATTGGTGGTGGTCTCCAAATTGATCCATTCTTAAACATACGAAATTCATCTATACGCCACTCTTTAGTAGAATCACCTTGTAACATAGAAAATAGCTTCCATCTATAGTATATATGAGTTGGTGAACAATTGTCaaacaaaaatctaataacaataaaatcaagtagtattatgttatagttattatagaatataaaatgatcTTTATAATGTTAAGAATCTAATTAAGATACTCACTGAAACATTGGGTTATTCAACTCTTTATTCATTATCATAGCTTCAAATAATGGTCCTTCTCGTATTACAAATTCAATCATATGATGTATGAGCATTaacaaatttctaaaaaaaaattgtaagtattaatatattaagcacatttttgtttataatcttatgcttttcatttttagtttttcactTTGCTTCAGCAGGCTGACATCGATAACATAGGGAACATCTTCTGATAATTTGTAAatctcttttatattttacgattattaattaatttacatcaaaataatgaaaatgttacCTTTCTGTGGGTATAACCACTTTAATGATAGTCTGCGGTAAAATCTGTCACAAAAAAGCAAATTGGTATAAAACAAAGTGgttgatgtattattaaggtaaattaaaataaactatttaataaatacatattttacttttttaaatagattgattattattatttatcaataattgaaaatgtttatctcGATCCgacaataaaattcattaagtGGCATATTTATGGATGAGAGGGAAAATTTTCACTCCCCCCCAAAAAACCTCAAATTTgaaatgtcaatattatattattaatatactactttgataattttgaaaattataatgaaaaaaaaaacaacgaccACAGCAAAGGatggcttaaaaaaaatataacacaatagcATTTAGAATTATgttaaactgttttattttaatcatgcaTCATACACAAATAACATAAGAATCGTCTGATTCGAATAGTTACTAGACGCAGACTACAAATCTAAAATACGAAAATccctaataattaaattgtaatcaaataataataacaacaataattaagcGTGAGTCAGTCATTCACACTTACATGGTATACAAGCAATTTGATGCAGGATTTGTTTGGTCAGATcaataaaaagtcaaaataaggGCAATTActgtatttgtaaaaaaaaactgtttactACTAATTGTTGAAACCATTTGGTAATTTGGTATTCACCATTGAATATTTGATGAattctcaaataaaataaaaaaaactagaattatttttatgtgtttaatttgaattcttaaataattagttaatataaaaacaaattaaaattaagtttaagcattttaaactgatctataaaattatttcactattatgccaagaaacaataaaataaaaaataacataagtcTGTttgtaaatacgccactgtattcattactacattttaaaatctatgatCCCTTGCCTGCCAGCTGCATTGATATTTGGgcagtatttaaaaacatcggATCGAGTGAATTACATAAccaaaacagtaaaatattttaaaaaaagtacaataccTTTTCAACTGGTTGACTTCTATCAAAATATCCTCCATCTTGTCGCATTCGTCCATGATTCTACAATGAAAATCATTAAgttgtataactataactttcttattttttattttttatttaaattatgaatctatattgtgtataaggtggatatttttcaaattaattataaataatttaagtaagtaataaatattgtgaaataaataaataaatacaatttttagtttaaaaagcagttttgttttttatatccaatattatcaattaaatttgttttaaaatttaaaatttagagtaTTCATCTGTTTAAttcacattaataattataatccctatataatattattatatataacttaaaaaatgaattttacctttttatcTTTTTGTGGCAAAATAGGCTGAGCATTGAAAGGTAATCCAGAAAGAGGAGGTGGCAATGTTATAGCTAATAGAGCAGGTGGAATAAAAATTGGGTGAGGTGGTATGGGTACACTTTTACCCCAACCCATTTTCATCTCATATGACATAACATCTTTCcctgaaaatcataaaatatttaaatttatgtaaaatgtatgtaaaactatacaattaataacataccatttaagttttttaatgcTCTTTCGCCATCTTTACGACTCATATAAGCTACAAAACCACAGTTACGCCCCCTTGCTTTTTCTTCATCAGACCTAGgccacattattttaatacttgccAAAGGACcatattttccaaaaacttCCATTAACTGAGCTTcagtaatctaaaaataataaatctataataataacatttattcatattaataattaaatatattttatacattacttTAGGATTAAGGTTTCCTAAGTATAAATTTGTAGTATTTGGATCACCTGAATCAAATGAACCTTTAATTTCATCAGGTTCAACCATTATCAAatctaaagaaatataaaatatataaaaatattatttagatatttaacacatttaagtatattatgtactactcTTAATTTCAGGATCCTCaatagttttttgtaaaactcCTTTGAATTTATGTCTTTCTTCTCTTTCTTCTTGAATCCTAAAaattccataaaaataaataaataattaattatttaaatgtatttgattattcaaaaaataaatacaaaaatataaaaatgataagttttatagttacatttttaattcttctttGAATAACTCTagattactttttttcttttcaccttctttttttttctttgtaagCATTCTATCATTTTTACGTTCCCCCATAAAACGAGAAAGGTCATCTGCTTTATCTGAGTCTGCATTTCCTCTAGCCTGAGGTTTGTATAATTTACCTTTTTCTCGAGTATCCTCctctaaatatttgatataagtcATTAGTATCTATCTATAAAAGTCtaatgtgtttaaaatctTACGTCTCTTTCCAGCATCATATGTACCAGCTTTAACCCAaactttactatttttttttccttcatTTTGAAAAGTTGCTACAAACTCTTCAAAGGCCTATGAGATTAAATGGTATTAGaaccattaattttaataacagaaaattcaagtattaaaatattatcataaaataagttaattactTGAGCAGCAGCGTGTTCttcttccttttttttttgttcatttaattctttttttgaaGGTTGAGTTTTTCCCATTGCTCCAATAGAAAATGCTTTGAGCTTTTGTTCtgctatatactataaaaaataaataatagtctgtatagtttttttttttgattaaattgtcataaatactttcaaaatactattcaaaatattaaatttttttttctaacttcTACCCAAGCTTAtagtttaactaaaatattattatttgttataaattgttcatattgTCAAATGTCACATAgtgtcaaattaataaataaatattaaaaaaaatatcagatgatttttctataatttattttagaatttgaatagagtatccaaaaatattatacataaaatgcattattttttataattttcattttatttcaaactgCAATTGTAGATATGTAAATTAAGATTTCAATACatattcaataatagtttatttaactgtatataaaatgaaatcttgtataatatttgtctcAATATCTatctgttaaataaatataactgccTTTATGCAAATTTGCTTTTTTTCTGATGTACCctaattgatttttagatTAAGAGACATAGttgcattaaatataattaaaataattataaaaccctCAATTctcaaataaattttctttaaacagtttaaagtTCATGTATAGTTATGTAAAATCTAGATAATGTTTTCCttgtatagttaattaaaaatctagggaacatttttttttggcacctacatataaacacataatagaaaacatttaaaacaatataagatGGCACAAAAAATGATAAGAAAACGATTTGGtaccttttaaaaaaagtataaatacagATACCTTCTTTTATTGTGTCATACATAAATgaagtaaacaatatttaaataaagatatttgattttaatttatattcatattaaatttttttttctaacttcTACCCAAGCTTAtagtttaactaaaatattattattgttataaattgttcatattgTCAAATGTCACATAgtgtcaaattaataaataaatattaaaaaaaatatcagatgatttttctataatttattttagaatttgaatagagtatccaaaaatattatacataaaatgcattattttttataattttcattttatttcaaactgCAATTGTAGATATGTAAATTAAGATTTCAATACatattcaataatagtttatttaactgtatataaaatgaaatcttgtataatatttgtctcAATATCTatctgttaaataaatataactgccTTTATGCAAATTTGCTTTTTTTCTGATGTACCctaattgatttttagatTAAGAGACATAGttgcattaaatataattaaaataattataaaaccctCAATTctcaaataaattttctttaaacagtttaaagtTCATGTATAGTTATGTAAAATCTAGATAATGTTTTCCttgtatagttaattaaaaatctagggaacatttttttttggcacctacatataaacacataatagaaaacatttaaaacaatataagatGGCACAAAAAATGATAAGAAAACGATTTGGtaccttttaaaaaaagtataaatacagATACCTTCTTTTATTGTGTCATACATAAATgaagtaaacaatatttaaataaagatatttgattttaatttatattcatattaaattttgtttttctattattctaaataggtataatatacaaaattagcaTGATTACAAATAACAGATTATatcttacttttttaaattgtccCGAATCAGccatgattaaattaattattaaaatataacttacgtTAATAAAGCTTaactaagtaatttataaaagttaacaactaataataaaataaaaattaaataaaaagcatTAGAATCTATAAACAGTTTAGTTCATAacccataaattattataatgatctacataatattatgcattttgtaaatttgtgaACTCGAAACTACAGAAACACGATGAAATTAACGTATTACACTAAACATCTAAATGTTATATCATAGTATGATGGAATAGTAATTCCCATTAATTCGTCTGAATTATATCTGTATTTCTGACTGAAAATTTCTGTCATAAATCCGTgaacattgaataaaatacatttttttttatacctatctgAATTCTAAGTTTGTgac
Protein-coding regions in this window:
- the LOC114120023 gene encoding U2 snRNP-associated SURP motif-containing protein isoform X1, which codes for MADSGQFKKYIAEQKLKAFSIGAMGKTQPSKKELNEQKKKEEEHAAAQAFEEFVATFQNEGKKNSKVWVKAGTYDAGKRQEDTREKGKLYKPQARGNADSDKADDLSRFMGERKNDRMLTKKKKEGEKKKSNLELFKEELKMIQEEREERHKFKGVLQKTIEDPEIKSNLIMVEPDEIKGSFDSGDPNTTNLYLGNLNPKITEAQLMEVFGKYGPLASIKIMWPRSDEEKARGRNCGFVAYMSRKDGERALKNLNGKDVMSYEMKMGWGKSVPIPPHPIFIPPALLAITLPPPLSGLPFNAQPILPQKDKKNHGRMRQDGGYFDRSQPVEKILPQTIIKVVIPTERNLLMLIHHMIEFVIREGPLFEAMIMNKELNNPMFQFLFDNCSPTHIYYRWKLFSMLQGDSTKEWRIDEFRMFKNGSIWRPPPMNPYTVGMPEELVPEEDLVTRTKGTLSVSQRERFEELIRNMTPERLKVAEVMVFCVEHSDAVEEICDCIQESLSNATTALHKKVARLYLISDVLHNCSLKVINATQFRRGFETRLIPIMEEALKTYKSLDSQSQADGFKHRVMQIFRAWEDWDIYPKEFLFRCQNTFLGLSINEIPQELINSREELQYNTNSKSIDDSENIDGAPLSDPENLDNEDLDGVPLDGATLLKHAYDDTPPGDTDIDGIPLLDDDIGSATLVGESVGKNIKAAAFVPSRWETVDPHEAEEQAMTTSKWEMLERENKNYNSESIDQDSPDDDFNETRENTDDRRAKLREVEVKVMQYQDELESGKRALKGGWNIYQQVEHYRRKLLKKVQKSPEKELKLEKDKKDKDKINKRVSPDEDYRDGKKKKRSRSPSNSPAYSKWSSHSIRSDSLSPPSRKRPNSPQRNNKKTRISPIDSPRSLSRRRDRERDERHNYRHKRSHSRSPHRHHVHTPPSSMSHTSRKHKHKY
- the LOC114120023 gene encoding U2 snRNP-associated SURP motif-containing protein isoform X2; translation: MADSGQFKKYIAEQKLKAFSIGAMGKTQPSKKELNEQKKKEEEHAAAQAFEEFVATFQNEGKKNSKVWVKAGTYDAGKRQEDTREKGKLYKPQARGNADSDKADDLSRFMGERKNDRMLTKKKKEGEKKKSNLELFKEELKMIQEEREERHKFKGVLQKTIEDPEIKNLIMVEPDEIKGSFDSGDPNTTNLYLGNLNPKITEAQLMEVFGKYGPLASIKIMWPRSDEEKARGRNCGFVAYMSRKDGERALKNLNGKDVMSYEMKMGWGKSVPIPPHPIFIPPALLAITLPPPLSGLPFNAQPILPQKDKKNHGRMRQDGGYFDRSQPVEKILPQTIIKVVIPTERNLLMLIHHMIEFVIREGPLFEAMIMNKELNNPMFQFLFDNCSPTHIYYRWKLFSMLQGDSTKEWRIDEFRMFKNGSIWRPPPMNPYTVGMPEELVPEEDLVTRTKGTLSVSQRERFEELIRNMTPERLKVAEVMVFCVEHSDAVEEICDCIQESLSNATTALHKKVARLYLISDVLHNCSLKVINATQFRRGFETRLIPIMEEALKTYKSLDSQSQADGFKHRVMQIFRAWEDWDIYPKEFLFRCQNTFLGLSINEIPQELINSREELQYNTNSKSIDDSENIDGAPLSDPENLDNEDLDGVPLDGATLLKHAYDDTPPGDTDIDGIPLLDDDIGSATLVGESVGKNIKAAAFVPSRWETVDPHEAEEQAMTTSKWEMLERENKNYNSESIDQDSPDDDFNETRENTDDRRAKLREVEVKVMQYQDELESGKRALKGGWNIYQQVEHYRRKLLKKVQKSPEKELKLEKDKKDKDKINKRVSPDEDYRDGKKKKRSRSPSNSPAYSKWSSHSIRSDSLSPPSRKRPNSPQRNNKKTRISPIDSPRSLSRRRDRERDERHNYRHKRSHSRSPHRHHVHTPPSSMSHTSRKHKHKY